In Streptacidiphilus sp. P02-A3a, the DNA window GGGCCGGTCTGGCCGTGGGCGAGGGGCCGCTGGCCGAACTGGAGCAGACCCTGCACGCGGTGCTGACCGACCCGGCGGTCGCCTCGGCCTTCGCCACCGGGCGGCTGACCAGCGCCCGCGACCCCGGCCGGGCCGCCGGGGGCGGCGGCCCGCCCGCCGCGCGGGCACCGCGCGCCCCGGTCAAGGCGCTGCGCACCGGCGACGAGCAGCGCCGCTCCCAGGCGCGGCAGCTCAGCGACCGGACGGCCGAGGCGGCGCGGTCGGCCGAGGCCGCCGCGGCCGAGGCCCGCGAGCAGCTGGAACGCGTCACCGAGCGGCGGGCGCGGCGGCTGGCCCGGATCGAGGAGCTGACCGGTCGGCTCGACCGGGCCCGCGCCGAGGAGCGCGCGGCCGCCACCGAGGAGCGCGACGCCCGGGCCCGGGTGGAGGTGACCGACCGCGAGGCCCGCCGGGCCCGGGGCCGGGCCCGCGACGCCGCCGACCGCCTCCGCCATCTGGACCAGCGGGCGGCCTGAGTCCCACCCCTGTTCCCACCCCTGTTCCCACCCCGCGAGCAGCACCGGCAGTCGAGGAGAAGGAGCGCGGCAATGGCACGACCGATATGGACCGGGGCCCTCAGCTTCGGGCTGGTGACCGTTCCGGTGTCGCTCTACAGCGCCACCGAGGACCACACGACGCACTTCCGGCAGATCCAGCGGGGCACCAGCGACCGGGTGCGCATCCGCCGCGTCAACGAGCGCACCGGCGAGGAGGTGGCCTTCGGCGACATCGTCAAGGGCTACGACCTGGGCGACCACCAGTACGTGGTGATCGACCCCGGCGAGCTGGACGAGATCGCCCCCGGCCGGTCCCATGTCATCGCGGTCTCCGCGTTCGTGGACCTCTCCGCCGTCGACCCGGTCTACTTCAGCGGCAGCTACTACCTGGCGCCGCGCGGCGAGGAGTTCGCCCGGATCTACGCGCTGCTGCTGGAGGCGCTGGAGGAGAGCGGCCGGGCCGCCGTGGCCTCCTTCGTGATGCGCGGCAAGGAGTACCTGACCGCGATCCGCCCCGCCGGGGAGGTGCTGCAACTGCACACGCTGCACTACGCGGACGAGGTCCGCGACCCGCGCCAGGAGCTGCCCGGCCTGCCGGACCGCGCCGGGGTCGACCCGCAGCAGCTGACCGCCGCGCGGCAGCTGATCGACGCGCTGAGCGCCGAGTGGAACCCGGAGGAGTACCGCGACTCGTTCGAGGACCGGGTCCGCGAGCTCATCGACGCCAAGCGGGCCGGGAACGAGATCACCAGCGCCGAGACCGCGCCCGAGGCCACCAACGTGATCGACCTGATGGCGGCGCTGCGACGGAGCCTGGACCGGGCCGAGGGCAGGCCGGACGCCGCCGAGGCCGCCGAACCGGCGCCGGAGCAGCCGGAGCAGCCGGAGCGGCCGGACCCGCAGGCACCGCGGGCGGGGGACGGCGGCGGGAAGGTCTCCCGGCTGCCGGAGAACCTGAGCGGGCTGAGCAAGGCCGAGCTGTACGCCCGCGCCACCGCCCAGGGCATCCCCGG includes these proteins:
- a CDS encoding Ku protein; translated protein: MARPIWTGALSFGLVTVPVSLYSATEDHTTHFRQIQRGTSDRVRIRRVNERTGEEVAFGDIVKGYDLGDHQYVVIDPGELDEIAPGRSHVIAVSAFVDLSAVDPVYFSGSYYLAPRGEEFARIYALLLEALEESGRAAVASFVMRGKEYLTAIRPAGEVLQLHTLHYADEVRDPRQELPGLPDRAGVDPQQLTAARQLIDALSAEWNPEEYRDSFEDRVRELIDAKRAGNEITSAETAPEATNVIDLMAALRRSLDRAEGRPDAAEAAEPAPEQPEQPERPDPQAPRAGDGGGKVSRLPENLSGLSKAELYARATAQGIPGRSKMTRDQLREALTGASRKRGRRSSVA